The Coffea arabica cultivar ET-39 chromosome 1e, Coffea Arabica ET-39 HiFi, whole genome shotgun sequence genome has a window encoding:
- the LOC113710065 gene encoding pumilio homolog 2-like, protein MISDLGRRPMLGSNENSFGDELEKEIGLLLREQRREDADDREKELNLYRSGSAPPTVEGSLSAVGGLFNHGVGGGGGGGPVFSDFARDKGVNGFMSEEELRSDPAYLSYYYSNVNLNPRLPPPLLSKEDWRFAQRLQGGSSAIGDRRKVNRNDSVAGTRSLFAMPPGFNSKKQETENDSDKVQGSVEWGGDGLIGLPGLGLGSKQKSLAEIFQDDLSRATSASGHPSRPASRNALDQNADPLGPAEAEMAQLHRDLASTDPLRSTVSAQSASAAQHVGPPTSYSYAAALGASLSRSTTPDPQRIARAPSPGLAPIGGGRASTSEKRNINSPSSFNAVSSQANDSADLVAALSGMNLSNGVVDEENRLASQIDQDVDDHKNYLFNLPGGQNNSKQHGYFKSDSGLSNSSGSDLSNSALQTDSRKTGILRNNSYQKGSSTSNMLNGGGGLLSQYPHLDSPNSSFSNYNSSGYTVNPLTGNLGNFNLPPLFENAAAASAMAVPGMDSRILGGSNIGSPVSEHNLSRMGNQMAGNGLQSPYMDPAYLQYLRTAEYVANQVAALNDPSLDRNYMGNSYMDLLQKAYLGSVLSPQKSPYGVPAGTKNTGSNHHGYYGNPAFGVGLSYPGNPLASPVIPNSPGAPGSPLRHNDFNMRFPGGMRNLAGGVMGPWHLDNIDNSFASSLLEEFKSNKTKCFELSEIAGHVVEFSADQYGSRFIQQKLETATTEEKNMVFEEIIPQALTLMTDVFGNYVIQKFFEHGMAAQRRELASKLFGHVLTLSLQMYGCRVIQKAIEVVDVDQKIKMVEELDGHVMRCVRDQNGNHVIQKCIECVPEDHIQFIVSTFFGQVVTLSTHPYGCRVIQRVLEHCSDPKTQSKVMEEILGSVSMLAQDQYGNYVVQHVLEHGKPHERTAIIQELAGKIVQMSQQKFASNVVEKCLTFGDPSERQLLVNEMLGTTDENEPLQAMMKDQFANYVVQKVLETCSDQQRELILSRIKVHLNALKKYTYGKHIVARVEKLVAAGERRIALQNPHPA, encoded by the exons ATGATATCTGACTTGGGTAGGAGACCAATGCTTGGGAGCAATGAAAATTCGTTTGGAGATGAGTTGGAGAAGGAAATAGGGCTGTTGCTTCGAGAACAGAGGAGGGAAGATGCTGATGATCGTGAAAAGGAGCTCAATTTGTATAGGAGTGGGTCAGCTCCACCTACTGTTGAGGGATCATTGAGTGCTGTAGGTGGATTGTTTAACCATGGAGTTGGTGGTGGCGGAGGCGGTGGCCCTGTGTTTTCAGACTTTGCCCGTGATAAGGGTGTTAATGGCTTCATGTCCGAGGAGGAGCTCAGGTCTGATCCTGCTTATTTGTCTTACTACTACTCCAATGTGAATTTGAACCCCAGGTTGCCACCTCCTTTGTTATCAAAGGAGGATTGGCGGTTTGCGCAGAGGTTACAAGGAGGGAGTTCTGCAATTGGGGATAGAAGGAAGGTGAATAGGAATGATAGCGTTGCAGGCACAAGATCACTTTTTGCAATGCCACCAGGTTTTAATTCCAAAAAACAGGAGACTGAGAACGATTCAGATAAAGTTCAAGGTTCAGTGGAGTGGGGTGGTGATGGATTGATTGGTTTGCCTGGATTAGGGCTAGGTAGCAAGCAGAAGAGTCTCGCTGAAATATTTCAG GATGACTTAAGCCGAGCAACTTCTGCATCAGGACACCCTTCACGCCCAGCTAGCCGTAATGCTCTTGATCAAAATGCTGATCCTTTGGGCCCTGCAGAAGCTGAGATGGCTCAACTTCACCGCGATTTAGCGTCTACTGACCCTTTACGTTCTACTGTCAGTGCTCAGAGTGCATCTGCTGCTCAACATGTTGGACCACCCACATCATATTCATATGCTGCTGCTTTGGGTGCTTCCTTGTCTAGAAGTACCACTCCTGATCCCCAGCGTATTGCAAGGGCTCCTAGTCCTGGCCTTGCTCCTATTGGTGGAGGAAGAGCAAGCACTTCAGAAAAGAGAAACATTAATAGTCCAAGCTCCTTTAACGCGGTCTCATCTCAGGCAAATGATTCGGCAGATTTAGTAGCTGCTTTGTCTGGTATGAACCTTTCAAATGGTGTGGTAGATGAAGAGAATCGTTTGGCATCTCAAATTGATCAAGATGTTGATGAccataaaaattatcttttcAACCTGCCGGGTGGTCAGAACAATTCAAAGCAGCATGGTTACTTTAAGTCTGACTCTGGTCTTAGCAACAGCAGTGGTTCAGACCTTAGTAACTCTGCTCTTCAAACTGACTCTCGGAAAACTGGCATTCTTCGTAATAATTCATACCAAAAAGGATCTTCTACCTCCAACATGCTTAATGGCGGTGGTGGCCTACTCTCACAGTACCCACATTTGGATAGTCCAAACTCCTCTTTTTCAAATTACAATTCAAGTGGCTACACAGTGAATCCACTGACGGGCAATCTTGGCAACTTTAATCTTCCGCCATTGTTTGAAAATGCTGCCGCTGCATCCGCCATGGCTGTCCCTGGAATGGACTCAAGAATCTTAGGTGGATCAAATATAGGCTCTCCTGTTTCAGAGCATAATCTTAGTAGAATGGGGAATCAGATGGCAGGGAATGGTTTGCAGTCACCTTATATGGATCCAGCCTATTTGCAGTACTTGAGGACAGCTGAGTATGTTGCTAACCAGGTTGCTGCACTTAATGATCCTTCATTGGATAGGAACTATATGGGCAATTCATACATGGACTTGCTTCAAAAGGCCTATCTTGGCTCTGTGCTATCTCCTCAGAAATCGCCATATGGTGTTCCTGCAGGTACAAAGAATACCGGTTCCAATCATCATGGTTATTATGGGAATCCTGCTTTTGGTGTTGGGTTATCATATCCTGGAAATCCACTAGCAAGTCCAGTCATTCCTAATTCTCCTGGTGCACCTGGAAGTCCCCTAAGGCACAATGATTTTAACATGAGATTTCCTGGTGGAATGAGAAACTTAGCTGGAGGTGTCATGGGGCCTTGGCACTTGGATAATATAGACAATAGCTTTGCGTCCTCGCTGCTAGAAGAGTTTAAGAGTAATAAGACCAAGTGTTTTGAGCTCTCAGAAATTGCAGGGCATGTTGTCGAGTTCAG TGCGGATCAGTATGGCAGTCGTTTCATTCAACAGAAACTTGAAACTGCAACAACTGAAGAGAAAAACATGGTCTTTGAGGAGATTATTCCTCAAGCTCTTACTTTGATGACTGATGTGTTTGGTAATTATGTGATCCAAAAG ttCTTTGAACATGGAATGGCAGCTCAAAGAAGAGAATTGGCTAGCAAGCTCTTTGGGCATGTGCTTACCCTCAGCCTTCAAATGTATGGTTGTCGAGTTATACAGAAG GCTATTGAAGTAGTTGACGTGGACCAGAAGATTAAAATGGTTGAAGAGCTTGATGGGCATGTCATGCGCTGTGTACGTGATCAGAATGGAAACCATGTTATCCAGAAGTGCATTGAATGTGTCCCAGAAGATCATATTCAATTTATTGTCTCCACTTTCTTTGGCCAAGTTGTTACTCTTTCTACCCATCCTTATGGGTGTCGCGTGATACAG AGAGTCCTGGAACACTGCAGTGACCCAAAAACTCAAAGCAAAGTGATGGAAGAGATTCTTGGATCTGTGAGCATGTTGGCGCAGGATCAATATGGCAATTATGTTGTTCAG CATGTACTGGAGCATGGCAAGCCACATGAGCGTACTGCTATAATTCAGGAGCTAGCCGGAAAGATTGTCCAAATGAGTCAGCAGAAATTTGCCTCAAATGTAGTTGAGAAGTGTTTGACTTTTGGTGATCCTAGTGAACGTCAGCTTCTGGTGAATGAGATGCTTGGTACAACTGACGAGAATGAGCCTCTTCAG GCAATGATGAAAGATCAATTCGCAAATTATGTTGTACAGAAAGTGCTGGAAACTTGCAGCGATCAGCAACGGGAATTGATCTTGTCAAGAATCAAAGTTCATCTGAATGCTCTGAAGAAATACACATATGGGAAGCATATTGTTGCGCGGGTAGAGAAACTTGTTGCTGCTGGTG AAAGGAGAATTGCTCTTCAGAACCCACATCCTGCTTAG
- the LOC113710111 gene encoding transcription factor PCL1-like, translating to MGEEVKINGYDNGSGSGSGDDDRVSDWEAGLPGIDDLTPLSQALIPPDLASAFRITPEPSRSMLDVNRESQKILASLCGGASGGSSHHSQALSSSNNFKSFHDGTTITGNRTHRDNMIIDIDETTDLTREGSDSRKTRRLTESPTEEADSSAAGKNSCTNNNENCGEDVSARTLKRPRLVWTPQLHKRFVDVVAHLGIKNAVPKTIMQLMNVEGLTRENVASHLQKYRLYLKRMQGLSTEGPSSSDHLFASTPVPPSLHDSTGGGSGGAATGHGHGHGNSNGHVGMPIPMPYPPPAGAQMVSVPMMGMPGPTPGGYHGYESHHHHHHHHHQYGMVQQQRDWAGNKFATLAPYHHHVAPNDK from the coding sequence ATGGGCGAAGAAGTGAAAATTAACGGTTACGATAACGGCAGCGGCAGCGGCAGCGGTGATGACGACAGAGTATCCGATTGGGAAGCCGGATTACCTGGCATCGATGATTTGACTCCCTTATCTCAGGCGTTGATTCCGCCGGATCTTGCTTCGGCCTTCAGAATCACCCCGGAACCTTCCCGGAGCATGCTCGACGTCAACCGTGAGTCTCAGAAAATTTTAGCCTCCCTCTGCGGCGGAGCCAGCGGCGGCAGTAGTCATCACTCTCAAGCCTTATCTTCGTCGAATAATTTCAAATCATTCCACGATGGAACCACCATCACCGGCAACCGGACCCACCGGGACAACATGATTATTGATATTGACGAAACCACCGATCTGACCCGAGAAGGCTCCGATTCCAGGAAGACCCGAAGATTAACGGAATCCCCGACTGAAGAAGCTGATTCCTCAGCTGCCGGGAAAAATAGTTGTACTAATAATAATGAGAATTGCGGGGAGGATGTTTCTGCCCGGACTTTGAAGAGGCCGAGGCTGGTGTGGACTCCGCAATTGCACAAGCGGTTCGTCGACGTCGTGGCTCATTTAGGGATCAAAAATGCTGTCCCAAAAACAATTATGCAGCTGATGAACGTGGAAGGATTAACGAGAGAAAATGTTGCCAGTCATTTGCAAAAATATCGCCTTTATTTGAAGAGAATGCAAGGTTTGTCGACGGAGGGCCCGTCCTCGTCGGATCATTTGTTCGCCTCGACGCCGGTGCCGCCGAGCTTGCATGACTCTACCGGTGGTGGCAGCGGCGGAGCTGCAACCGGGCATGGACATGGACATGGGAATAGTAATGGGCATGTTGGTATGCCGATTCCGATGCCTTATCCGCCTCCGGCGGGGGCACAGATGGTTTCGGTGCCGATGATGGGAATGCCGGGGCCGACCCCGGGCGGTTATCATGGGTATGaatctcatcatcatcatcaccacCATCACCATCAGTATGGTATGGTACAACAGCAGAGGGACTGGGCTGGGAATAAATTTGCGACTTTGGCGCCATATCATCACCATGTTGCTCCTAATGATAAATAA
- the LOC113710127 gene encoding pentatricopeptide repeat-containing protein At5g59600-like: protein MFRRADLSTTIVPRWSPLQKFLLSFRPFHSSSNSYTKIIEKFGRDRALQSGRALHAHLIINGLACKPHFASKLIAFYTECKQLSHAQKLFDEIPKSNVRRWVALIGAYARNGLYQEAMHVFSEMQKEGRKLSEFVIPSALKACGQLSDMRTGETVHALVVKYDFESDAFVISALIDMYSKCVNIKSAKRVFDRMADKDLVALNAMVSGYVQHGIVKQALVLVQEMKLLGMKTNVITWNTIIAGFSQENDEVMVWETFRQMRKDGIEPDMVSWTSVISGFVQNFCNKEAFDTFKWMLDAGTRPSTATISGLLPACATAADIKHGKEIHGYAIVMEMEKDIFVRSALIDMYAKCGYINEARGLFDNMPERNTVTWNSMIFGYANHGHSDKAIELFNKMLREEERELNHLTFTAALTACSHAGKVPLGESLFQLMQEKYGIEPRLEHYACVVDLLGKAGKLAEAYGFIQRMPVEPDLFVWGALLGACRQHGNVDLAEIAADQLVKLEPESRGSSVLLSNLYSASSRWGKATRLKRIMKKKKLKKFPGCSWIEVV from the coding sequence ATGTTTAGGAGGGCTGATCTTAGTACAACAATCGTTCCCAGATGGAGCCCTCTGCAgaaatttcttttaagtttccGTCCCTTTCACTCCTCATCCAATAGCTACACAAAAATCATTGAGAAATTTGGTCGAGATCGAGCCCTGCAATCTGGTAGAGCTTTACACGCTCACCTGATTATCAACGGGTTGGCTTGTAAACCCCACTTCGCTTCTAAGCTCATAGCCTTTTATACTGAGTGCAAACAGTTATCCCATGCTCAGAAGCTGTTCGATGAAATTCCCAAGTCAAATGTTCGACGTTGGGTTGCTCTAATTGGGGCCTATGCTCGCAATGGGTTGTATCAGGAGGCAATGCATGTTTTCTCTGAAATGCAAAAGGAAGGacgaaagctcagtgagtttgTCATTCCTAGTGCACTAAAAGCTTGTGGGCAACTCTCCGATATGCGAACTGGTGAAACAGTACATGCTTTGGTggtgaaatatgattttgagTCTGATGCTTTTGTGATCAGTGCGCTGATTGATATGTATTCGAAATGTGTGAACATCAAGAGTGCAAAAAGGGTGTTTGACAGGATGGCGGATAAAGATTTAGTGGCTCTGAATGCTATGGTTTCTGGATATGTTCAACATGGGATTGTTAAGCAGGCATTGGTTTTGGTTCAAGAAATGAAGTTACTAGGAATGAAGACCAATGTGATCACATGGAATACAATTATTGCTGGATTTTCGCAAGAAAATGATGAAGTGATGGTTTGGGAAACGTTCAGACAGATGCGCAAAGATGGGATTGAGCCTGATATGGTGTCCTGGACTTCTGTAATTTCTGGTTTTGTGCAGAACTTTTGTAACAAAGAGGCTTTTGATACATTTAAATGGATGTTGGATGCTGGGACGCGTCCGAGTACAGCTACAATCAGTGGTCTCTTGCCTGCTTGTGCAACTGCAGCAGATATAAAACATGGAAAGGAAATACATGGCTATGCAATCGTGATGGAAATGGAGAAGGATATCTTTGTCAGGAGTGCTCTCATCGACATGTACGCCAAATGCGGGTATATCAATGAAGCAAGGGGGTTGTTTGACAACATGCCTGAAAGGAATACAGTTACTTGGAATTCCATGATTTTTGGTTATGCAAATCACGGACATTCTGACAAAGCAATTGAACTATTCAACAAAATGCTaagagaggaagaaagagaGCTGAATCACTTGACTTTTACTGCTGCTCTGACAGCTTGTAGTCATGCAGGGAAGGTACCACTTGGAGAGAGCCTATTCCAATTGATGCAAGAAAAGTATGGGATTGAGCCAAGATTAGAGCATTATGCTTGCGTGGTTGATCTTCTTGGAAAGGCAGGGAAGCTTGCCGAGGCCTATGGTTTCATTCAGAGGATGCCAGTGGAGCCTGACTTATTTGTGTGGGGAGCATTATTAGGTGCATGTAGACAGCATGGCAATGTCGATCTAGCAGAAATTGCGGCAGATCAGCTGGTTAAACTTGAGCCTGAGAGTCGAGGAAGTAGTGTTTTGTTGTCAAATCTATATTCTGCTTCCAGTAGGTGGGGAAAAGCTACGAGGCTGAAGAGgataatgaagaaaaagaaactgaAAAAATTTCCTGGCTGTAGTTGGATAGAGGTGGTATGA
- the LOC113695725 gene encoding putative pentatricopeptide repeat-containing protein At5g52630, producing MNLMATTWKMIVGNSPLCSFACNKKEPLEPQRIKKFGIEHLRFRNDFKLLDKITQRINVSVSGSGMTRPVNGSEMGVIEDTDFELISGIIYDACKEQGVNAMPGLLCWEWNLTDKKNIVDQLSYCSREGNLGVGKIFHALVIKTGFCGDKIVDTALVNMYAKCGEIGSAVKVFDGMLSIDVASYNCLISGFLSNEMFDEALGLFAQMGVWEIRPNHYTFSIMISGCGSVFAINEGIQLHAHVVKLQDVVNGVVANSLLTMYCKFGMMENAQSLFQSLPKKNVVSWTAIISGLYQQRALEKALLQFYLMRQHGFEPNEYTLTMALSSCGGIKQFDNGYALHAQLVKKGMASGAFVGTAIVDMYTELGQMDNAEKQLQEMGTIASAVSWNALIAGFVHNNNIEAALKAFHKMVLNYVPIDEYTFSNALKACSSLPSLSTSRQIHCWVIKASSERNLHVASSLIEVYGKCGSLDDAEKVFDQISMPDIVSWNCLVKAYSQHGYFEKAVSLFKKMVVEGVKPSGSTFLAVLSACSHCGLVQEGKEFFKSMLMNYSVIPEETHYCCMVDLFSRSGHLEDALDFIKRLPIKPTAPIWRPLLAGCRCHCDLQLGEYVANRILELEPDDASVHVTLSNMYFDVGRLGELVKQRELMKLKEVKKEPGYSWIEVKNKTYKFFSGDTTHPQTPEVYDLLEKLINDIRVVNHASTLSEISTPHTELGLCNEGKLLYHSEKLAVCFGLLNLPAGTPIRIFKNIRVCSDCHTTMKHISKITKHEILLRDNYRFHHFKQGCCSCGDFW from the coding sequence ATGAATCTGATGGCAACTACTTGGAAGATGATTGTGGGGAATTCACCTTTATGTTCTTTTGCTTGCAACAAAAAAGAGCCTCTTGAGCCTCAAAGGATTAAGAAATTTGGAATTGAGCATCTCAGGTTCAGGAATGACTTTAAGTTGCTTGACAAAATCACTCAAAGGATTAATGTTTCTGTCTCGGGTTCCGGTATGACTCGTCCTGTAAATGGAAGTGAAATGGGTGTAATAGAAGACACCGACTTTGAACTAATTAGTGGAATCATTTACGATGCATGTAAAGAGCAGGGAGTAAATGCAATGCCTGGTTTGCTTTGTTGGGAATGGAATTTGACGGATAAGAAAAATATTGTAGATCAACTGAGTTATTGCAGTAGGGAAGGAAATTTAGGAGTTGGCAAGATATTCCATGCTTTGGTGATAAAGACAGGGTTTTGTGGTGACAAGATTGTGGATACAGCTCTTGTTAATATGTATGCCAAGTGTGGCGAAATTGGTAGTGCAGTGAAGGTTTTTGATGGGATGCTTTCCATTGATGTAGCTTCATATAATTGCTTGATTTCTGGGTTTCTGAGCAATGAAATGTTTGATGAAGCTTTAGGCCTCTTTGCCCAGATGGGAGTTTGGGAAATAAGGCCGAATCACTACACATTTTCGATCATGATATCTGGTTGTGGGAGTGTTTTTGCTATCAATGAAGGGATTCAGCTCCATGCACATGTAGTGAAGCTGCAGGATGTAGTTAATGGAGTTGTTGCTAATTCTCTTTTGACAATGTATTGCAAGTTTGGGATGATGGAGAATGCTCAAAGTTTGTTTCAAAGTCTTCCTAAGAAGAATGTTGTATCTTGGACTGCCATTATATCTGGACTTTACCAGCAAAGAGCATTAGAGAAGGCCCTGCTGCAGTTCTACTTGATGAGACAACATGGATTTGAACCAAATGAATATACATTGACCATGGCCTTATCTTCTTGTGGAGGTATAAAGCAGTTTGACAATGGTTATGCACTTCATGCTCAACTAGTTAAAAAGGGCATGGCTTCAGGAGCTTTTGTTGGCACTGCAATCGTAGACATGTATACAGAGCTTGGGCAAATGGATAATGCTGAAAAACAGCTTCAGGAGATGGGTACAATAGCATCCGCTGTATCATGGAATGCACTAATTGCAGGGTTTGTTCACAATAATAACATAGAAGCAGCATTGAAGGCTTTTCATAAAATGGTTCTAAATTACGTACCAATTGATGAGTACACCTTTTCAAATGCCCTGAAAgcttgttcttctctcccatCCCTTTCCACAAGCAGGCAAATTCATTGTTGGGTGATTAAAGCCAGCTCTGAAAGAAACTTACATGTTGCAAGCTCGTTAATTGAAGTGTATGGAAAATGTGGCAGTTTAGATGATGCTGAAAAGGTATTTGACCAGATATCAATGCCGGATATTGTGTCATGGAATTGCTTGGTCAAAGCTTACTCACAGCATGGATACTTTGAGAAGGCTGTATCTTTGTTTAAAAAGATGGTTGTGGAGGGTGTAAAGCCAAGTGGTTCTACTTTTCTTGCAGTTCTTTCTGCTTGTAGCCACTGCGGATTAGTTCAAGAAGGCAAAGAATTTTTCAAATCCATGTTGATGAACTACAGTGTTATACCTGAGGAAACACATTATTGCTGCATGGTAGACTTGTTTAGCAGATCAGGACATCTGGAGGATGCTCTAGATTTCATAAAAAGATTGCCAATCAAGCCCACTGCTCCAATATGGAGACCATTGCTCGCGGGTTGCAGATGTCACTGTGACCTTCAACTGGGGGAATATGTTGCCAATCGTATCCTAGAATTAGAACCAGATGATGCATCAGTTCATGTCACCTTGTCAAACATGTACTTTGATGTAGGAAGATTAGGTGAATTGGTTAAGCAAAGAGAACTAATGAAACTGAAGGAGGTTAAGAAGGAACCAGGTTATAGCTGGATTGAGGTTAAAAATAAAACGTACAAGTTCTTTTCAGGAGATACAACTCACCCTCAAACTCCAGAAGTATATGACCTGTTAGAGAAGCTCATTAATGATATCAGGGTAGTCAATCATGCTTCGACTTTGAGTGAGATATCTACACCTCATACAGAACTAGGACTATGTAATGAAGGGAAGCTTTTGTATCATAGTGAGAAGCTTGCAGTTTGCTTTGGCTTATTAAATTTGCCTGCTGGAACCCCTATTCGTATTTTCAAGAACATTCGAGTCTGCTCAGATTGTCACACAACAATGAAGCACATATCAAAGATTACTAAACATGAAATATTACTAAGGGATAATTACAGGTTTCATCACTTCAAGCAGGGTTGCTGTTCTTGTGGGGATTTCTGGTGA
- the LOC113710093 gene encoding uncharacterized protein isoform X2: MHGFAPSLTPFRNFLAVKPLLFSEAQSKFLVPDCSKFIVIKQPGFSHTLSCRNYYCYGERRNKRCASVRASRRESPHEVLGVSPSATPNDIKRAYRKLALKYHPDVNKEANAQERFMRIKHAYNTLLNKSDRRFDKGNRGSESSYSTAGRNDNWTVNNDEEFYGFEDFFKDLQEEFRNWEAGADSQGKPKSLWEELAEIGEEFVEFLEKELNISDVEAEQTKGNQQQRGNASYGSKETGNVNQNDAGNSGIEENINDIEAALAQLKKELGL, from the exons ATGCATGGATTTGCTCCGTCTCTGACACCCTTTAGAAACTTCCTAGCTGTAAAACCATTATTGTTCTCTGAAGCTCAATCCAAGTTTTTGGTACCGGATTGCAGCAAGTTTATTGTGATAAAGCAACCGGGTTTTTCTCACACTTTGAGCTGCAGAAACTACTACTGCTATGGAGAGAGGAGAAATAAGAGGTGCGCTAGTGTGAGGGCGAGTCGAAGAGAGTCTCCACACGAAGTTTTAGGAGTGTCTCCTTCTGCAACTCCCAATGATATCAAAAGGGCCTATCGCAAGCTCGCTCTCAAGTATCATCCCGATGTCAATAAGGAG GCGAATGCACAAGAAAGATTCATGCGGATTAAGCATGCGTACAATACATTGCTAAATAAATCTGACAGAAGATTTGATAAGGGAAACCGTGGATCTGAATCTTCTTATTCCACAGCTGGTAGAAATGATAATTGGACTGTGAACAATGATGAAGAGTTTTATGGATTTG AGGACTTCTTTAAGGATCTTCAAGAAGAATTTCGGAACTGGGAGGCTGGTGCTGATTCGCAAGGAAAGCCAAAGAGCTTGTGGGAGGAATTGGCG GAAATTGGAGAAGAATTTGTTGAGTTTTTGGAGAAAGAGCTGAACATTTCTGACGTTGAAGCGGAACAAACCAAGGGTAACCAGCAGCAACGGGGTAATGCATCCTACGGATCAAAGGAAACAGGAAATGTAAACCAAAATGATGCAGGCAACAGTGGGATCGAGGAAAATATCAATGATATCGAGGCAGCCCTTGCGCAGTTGAAGAAGGAACTGGGTCTTTAA
- the LOC113710093 gene encoding uncharacterized protein isoform X1 — protein sequence MHGFAPSLTPFRNFLAVKPLLFSEAQSKFLVPDCSKFIVIKQPGFSHTLSCRNYYCYGERRNKRCASVRASRRESPHEVLGVSPSATPNDIKRAYRKLALKYHPDVNKEANAQERFMRIKHAYNTLLNKSDRRFDKGNRGSESSYSTAGRNDNWTVNNDEEFYGFGNFLRDVQISIEDFFKDLQEEFRNWEAGADSQGKPKSLWEELAEIGEEFVEFLEKELNISDVEAEQTKGNQQQRGNASYGSKETGNVNQNDAGNSGIEENINDIEAALAQLKKELGL from the exons ATGCATGGATTTGCTCCGTCTCTGACACCCTTTAGAAACTTCCTAGCTGTAAAACCATTATTGTTCTCTGAAGCTCAATCCAAGTTTTTGGTACCGGATTGCAGCAAGTTTATTGTGATAAAGCAACCGGGTTTTTCTCACACTTTGAGCTGCAGAAACTACTACTGCTATGGAGAGAGGAGAAATAAGAGGTGCGCTAGTGTGAGGGCGAGTCGAAGAGAGTCTCCACACGAAGTTTTAGGAGTGTCTCCTTCTGCAACTCCCAATGATATCAAAAGGGCCTATCGCAAGCTCGCTCTCAAGTATCATCCCGATGTCAATAAGGAG GCGAATGCACAAGAAAGATTCATGCGGATTAAGCATGCGTACAATACATTGCTAAATAAATCTGACAGAAGATTTGATAAGGGAAACCGTGGATCTGAATCTTCTTATTCCACAGCTGGTAGAAATGATAATTGGACTGTGAACAATGATGAAGAGTTTTATGGATTTG GTAACTTTTTGAGGGATGTCCAAATATCCATAG AGGACTTCTTTAAGGATCTTCAAGAAGAATTTCGGAACTGGGAGGCTGGTGCTGATTCGCAAGGAAAGCCAAAGAGCTTGTGGGAGGAATTGGCG GAAATTGGAGAAGAATTTGTTGAGTTTTTGGAGAAAGAGCTGAACATTTCTGACGTTGAAGCGGAACAAACCAAGGGTAACCAGCAGCAACGGGGTAATGCATCCTACGGATCAAAGGAAACAGGAAATGTAAACCAAAATGATGCAGGCAACAGTGGGATCGAGGAAAATATCAATGATATCGAGGCAGCCCTTGCGCAGTTGAAGAAGGAACTGGGTCTTTAA